One Urechidicola croceus genomic window, AAATTTCCTTTACCATCGTTTAAATACAATCGAACTTTGTAATTTCTTTCAGAACCAACCTCATTTCCTCCAGAACCAACCATTAGGTCAATATTACCATCTTGATTTACATCAAAAAATGCTGCAGCAGTATCTTCGAGTTCAGCATCTAGATTAAATGAATTTTGAGTTTTTTGCTTTAATTTGCCAGAACCTTGATTTAAATATATTGTTCCTGATTGATCTTTTCCACCACCTATAAATACATCTTCATTTCCATCATTATCAATATCTCCAATTGCCATTGAAGGTCCTTCTTGTGAAAGCATTTTTGAAATCAATCCTTCATAGTCAAAATCTGAATAATTGTTTTCATCATGTGCGATTAAATTATTATTTGGAAGTTCTTTAATAATAGATTTCTTTTTCTCAATTACAGGTTTGTATATTTCTTCAGCATCTTGTTGCTTGAAATATAATGATTGATTTGCAGCAACTTTAAATAGTTTTTGAGTTTTATCATTCGGCCAAATAATTTGAATAGAATCAATTTCTTTCGTTTTTCCTAATCCAACAGTTACTGGATATTCCATTGAAGATTGGAATCCACGTGAAGGCATTACTTCTTGTAGAATTGTACTGTTATTGAAATATAATTTAATTTTTGTTCCAATGGCAAATTTGTTGGCTTGTTCACCTTCAAAATTTAATTTGATGTAATTATTATTTGTCAGTTTTTCAGAATTATTTTTATAAACAAATGATTCCATATTCACATTGTTTATTACTAAATCTAAATCACCATCGTTATCTAAATCAGCATATGCAGCACCGTTTGATAAACTAGGTAAGTCAAATCCCCAATCTTTGGTTGCATTGTCAAAAGTAATATCACCATTATTTTTATATGCATAATTTACCTGTGGTGCTCTTGGCATTTTATTGATAATTGAATCAATAGCTTCTTTTTTACCTGTTAACGCCATTTTTTGAATGATTTCATTAGCAAAAAAATCAACAAAATCAAGATCGGTTAAATCATGATTAACACCATTGGTTACATAAATATCTTTAAACCCATCATTGTCCATATCGAATAAAAGACCTGACCAACTCCAATCTGTTTTGGCAACGCCACTAAAATAGGCTACTTCAGAAAATGAACCATTACCATTGTTTAATTGTAAGGTGTTCTGAATATATTGTTGAAAGAAGTCTTTACTTTGCTTCAATTTAAAAACATTGTAGCCTTCAAATTCCATTACCGATTTTACACGCTGGTCGCCTTCAGGAAGCATATCGGTAATAAAAATATCAGCATTACCATCATTATTAATATCAGCCATATCAACACCCATTGCTGATAGACAAAGATGCGAAGTCCAATTTTTTATATCTTCTGTGAAAGTTCCATTTTTATTGTTGATGTAAAGGTAATCACGTTCATAGAAGTCATTTGACACATAAATATCTGGATATAAATCGTTATTGATATCCGTAACCATAACTCCTAATCCGAAACCAATCAAACTTCCATAAATCCCTGCTTTTTCGCTGACATCAACAAATTTTCCACCATCGTTTCTCAATAACATATCTCCAACTCCTCTAAAAATTTCAGGAACTCCTTCCCAATCTTGCGCTCTTTTATCACGTTGCTCAGCATACCCTAAACTACTTACAGGAATATTGCTATTATTTAAAATGTAGGCATCTAAATCTCCATCTTTATCATAATCAAAGAAAGTGGCATGTGTGCTGAAACCTGTTTCTGCTAGGTTATATTCTTCTGCTTTTTCAGTAAAAGTTAAATCCCCATTATTTATATATAAATCATTGTCATGGTTATTTCCTTTCATGTTACCTGCATTACTTACATAAATATCCAACAATCCATCTTGATTGATGTCAACCATATTTACACCAGTAGACCAAGGTTTATTTCCAACAACACCAGCACTTTCAGTAATATCTTCAAATTCAAAATTACCTTTGTTTAAATAGAGTTTATTTGGAGCCATATTTCCTGTTAAGTAAATATCTGGCAAACTATCATTGTTTATGTCGCCAATTGCAACTCCACCACCATTGTAAAAATTACGGTATTTAAAGATGTTAAAATTCTTTTGATTTTTAACTTCGTTGATGAAATCAATTCCAGTTTCTTCTGATGAAAGAAGTGTAAATAACGTTTCTGCTTTTTCTTTTTTAACAACTTTTTCATCATTCTTGGTAGAGCAAGAAGAAACTGCAAAAAAGAGGATAATTACATGTATGTATTTTATAAATTTCATGAGTTAATTAAGTTCTTTAGTTAAAAAGATAGGTGTATTATTATTTATACCAATTATGTATTGGTCAGTGCCATTAATTTTAATTTTTTCGATAGATCTTGCTGGTCCTTGAATGTTAAAATTCTGATTCTTCTTTTCTGTAAAAAAACCTTTTTTATCATTCAATAATAATACTCCGTGAGAAGCATCAAATCTACCTAACTGCGTACTTATTTCATAATTATTACCAATTAAAAGTAGGTCTGGAAATTGATCATTATTAAAATCGTCAATTACAATGTCAAATACATTTGAAACTTGAGCCATAAACGGTAGTTCATGTTTTTCAAAAGTATTATTTCCGTTATTTTTAAAATAGCAAGAAGCCAATTCATAAACTTCTTTTTTCAAAGAAGTACTCAATTTTTCCTTTGAAAATAAATCTGTAAAATCAGCATTTGCAAAATCAGCATAGGATAAATATTTCTTGTTTAGAAATGGCATTTGTTTCACCAATTCATCTTTTGAGGCAAATGGTGTTTCTTCTCCTTGATAATAATATGTTACAAGTGATTCAACACGTCCATTATCATCGAAATCCTGACTGTATAATGTAATTGGCTCTTTAGACGAGGCATTTAATCTTGAATTTAAGCCCCAATTTCCAGAAATGATATCCAAATCTCCATCTTTGTCAAAATCTTCAACTATTACTGAATTCCACCAACCATTGGATTCATTTAAATTGTTGTTTTTTTGTAACTCTAGTTGCTTGCCATTATTTATAAAAATAGAAATTGGCATCCAATGGCCTACGGCAATGGCGTCTTGTAGTTTATCTCCGTTCATATCTATCCAAACTATGTCTTGAATATTACCAATCGTTTCAAATTCTTCAGCAAATATTGAAGTTATATTCTTAAAACTTCCTTTTCCGTCGTTTTCAAAAATATATTGAGTAGGAGTGACACCAAATTTCCAAGGTTGAAGGTTTGAGCAAATATTAATATCCAAATCACCATCATTATCAATATCAACGGCTTTAACTTTTGATGCATTAACAGCGATATTTTGAAACTGAATGGAATCTTTAGTGAATACACCATTTTTATTAATGTATAATCTCGGTCTTAAAGGTTTTCCATTTCTGAATTCATTTCCGCCACTGACAACAAGCAAGTCTTTGAATCCATCATTATTTGCATCAAAAAACACTTGTGAAACATCTTCATTTATGGCATCGTGTTCAAAAATATTATTTTGAGAACTTTGGAATTCACCATTTGTTTGTTGAATATTCAGTTGAGAAGCTTGTCTTTTTCCTCCACTGATAAATATATCTTCTAAACTATCATTGTTAACATCTACAATAGAAATTTCAGGGCCAAGATTTGTACTTGCATATGGGATTAAAGGATCACGATTAAATTCTACACTAGAACCATCTTTATGTTTAAAATTCAAAAGGTTAGAAGTATTAGTAAGTAAACCTTTAGTTAGGGTTGAAAAAATAGAGTAATAATCATCAAAAGCATCATAATAGTTGATAGTTAATTCTTGATTTGACTTAATATTTCTTATAGTTTGGTATTTTTTATCTGACCAAATAATGTGTATAGAATCAATTAGATTTACTTTTCCTAGTCCGAAATGTAATTCAGGTTGAACTGAGGATAAGTATCCTCTTGTACTATAGTTTTCTTGAGAAATAGTTAAACTATCACTATAAATTTTGACTTTAGCGCCTAGCCCAAATTTGTTTTTATCACTTCCCTTTAATTTAATTTTTAAATAACTTGATTCAATATTTATAGATTTGTTTTCGATTACATGAGCAATCTCATTGACGTTATTCACAACAATATCTAAATCACCATCATTATCTAAATCAGCATACGTTGCTCCATTGCTAAAGGAGTTTGGAGTGTCTTCAGAAGTTTTATTTTTGAAAGTATTATTTCCATTATTTTTAAAAAAGTAATTTGCTGTTTTCTTTTGAGGTAGTTCATCAATTATGGATAAATCTTCCTTTGACATTCCTTGATTTATTTTCTTTTGAATTTTTTCATTTGAGACAAAATTGATAAAATCCATATCATTCGTAGCACCAAAAATACCATTGGTTATATACATATCTTTAAATCCATCATTATCAAAATCGGCAATTAAAGGACACCATGACCATTCCGAAGCCGCAATTCCACTTTGAAAACCAATTTCGCTAAAGATTGAACTGCCCAAATTCAAGTGTAATGTGTTTTGCATGTATTGAGGCGAATATCCATTTTTTAAGTAATATTCATATGTTGGATACGCATATTCTAAACCTGAAGTTTTATATGTTTTTAAATTTTCTGGAAGCATATCCAAAGAAATAATATCCATATTTCCATCATTGTTGATATCATCTATGGCATTACCCATAGAAAAATGAGTTGTATGTCCTATGGATGTGTTGTCATTTGAAATTACCTCTTTGAATGTTTTATCACCTTGATTGATGTATAAATAATCATTTTCAAAAAAATCATTTCCAACATAAATATCTTGAAAACCATCATTGTTTATATCGCTTATTGACGCCCCTAATCCATACCCAATCTTTCCTTGATAAATCTTGGATTTTTCTGTCACATCAACATATTTTCCATTTATATTTTCAAATAATTTATCACCAGAATATTTGTCAATTTCTTTTCTTTTATCACCTTTTCCATAAGTTCTATTAGGATGTGTAGAATGATTTAATAGAAACATGTCTAAATCTCCATCTGCATCAAAATCAAAAAAGGAGGCTTGTGTTGAAAAACCTCTAAAATCTAAACCATAAGATGTTGCATCTTCTTTAAAAGTTGGAATTCCATTTTGAATACCTTGATTTATGTATAAGAGATTTTGACCTTCAATATGTCTATAATTTCCAATTTTACAGATATAAATATCTAATAATCCATCATTATTGATATCTATATTAGTAACACCAGTAGTCCAAGGTTCTTTATTTTGTATTCCAGAATCAACAGTGATATCTTTAAATTGTAAATTACCTTGGTTTAAGTATAATTTGTCATCCGTTTGATTTCCTGTAAAATAAAGATCAATCAATCCGTCATTATTAAAATCGGCACTTGAAACTCCTCCGCCATTATAGTAATATAAATAGTTTAAAATGTTTAGTTGAGGAGTATGAGTTAAGGTGTTTTTAAAGTTTATCCCAGTATTAGATTTAATCGTGAAAAGAGATTTGTCATTATTTTGGCAAGCAAATAATAACATACATAATATTAAGATGATATTTTGATTTACTTTTGTGATGGTTATAAATTAATCTTGAGTTGTATTTTTTATTATAAAATAGTAAAAAAGCCAACAAAAATTGCTGACTTTTAAATGACATAAATCGTTTGAATAATTTGTCTAACTAACTGTTGCTAAAATACGATGAATTATGTTTCAAAAAGGTTAATCATAAGGTAAAAAGATTAATGAAAAGCTAATAGAATTAATAAAAGCATAACAAACCAATAAATTAGTCAATTTTTAAGTATTTTGCTGATGAAATCATGAATAAAAGAAAATTATTTATTGTCATTTTTATCATTTCTGTAGTTGGTCTAGCATATATTCAATACCAATATTTAAGAATTGGACTGAATTTGGCAAAAGTTCAGTTTAATGAAAAAATAAGTAAAACGGCAGACGATATTAAGTTAACATTATCTGAAAGAAATCAATTAACTGTTTTGCTAGAAAAAGCAATTACTGATGATGAAACTTATTTTAAGTTAAGTATTGATAGTGTACAAGATGCATCAAAGTTTTTTTTGAATGATTATCTTAGTGAACAATTGGTTGCAAATGGTATTAAAACAGATTTTGCTTATCAAATTTTCTCTAAAGATTCTGCCTATTATTTTAAATCAAAAAAAATAATTTCTAATGATGATATTATAAGTTATCCAATTCAACTTGAAGGATATTTACCAGAAAAACTTGAAAAACGTTTAGTTCTTGAATTACAATTTGAAGACTTGAATAATTATTTCTTATTTCAACTTAATGGATTGACAATTCCTAGTATATTGTTTATGTTGGCTATTATTACGGTCATATTTTGGGTGTTAAAATCTTTTTATTGGCAGCAAAATGTGATTACTACGACCAATGAATTTATTAATAATCTTACTCATGAATTAAAAACTCCTGTCTTTTCAATTGGATTGGCAACAAA contains:
- a CDS encoding sensor histidine kinase, producing the protein MNKRKLFIVIFIISVVGLAYIQYQYLRIGLNLAKVQFNEKISKTADDIKLTLSERNQLTVLLEKAITDDETYFKLSIDSVQDASKFFLNDYLSEQLVANGIKTDFAYQIFSKDSAYYFKSKKIISNDDIISYPIQLEGYLPEKLEKRLVLELQFEDLNNYFLFQLNGLTIPSILFMLAIITVIFWVLKSFYWQQNVITTTNEFINNLTHELKTPVFSIGLATKILEKGLDQGKKHILDIINQQNDRLKNHIDKVLELASLEQNRSVFDLKIIDFKPQLEKLCEEFKLFSKIEEVNFDYVLIGENYSIRAEIFHLENAINNLLDNAKKYTLKNPKIKLAAKIQGRYLVIIISDNGIGIDKKDVNRIFKKYYRVGNSTIHDVKGYGIGLNYVKTVIKKHKGSIDVESEVGVGTKMIIKIPIDKK
- a CDS encoding VCBS repeat-containing protein; amino-acid sequence: MKFIKYIHVIILFFAVSSCSTKNDEKVVKKEKAETLFTLLSSEETGIDFINEVKNQKNFNIFKYRNFYNGGGVAIGDINNDSLPDIYLTGNMAPNKLYLNKGNFEFEDITESAGVVGNKPWSTGVNMVDINQDGLLDIYVSNAGNMKGNNHDNDLYINNGDLTFTEKAEEYNLAETGFSTHATFFDYDKDGDLDAYILNNSNIPVSSLGYAEQRDKRAQDWEGVPEIFRGVGDMLLRNDGGKFVDVSEKAGIYGSLIGFGLGVMVTDINNDLYPDIYVSNDFYERDYLYINNKNGTFTEDIKNWTSHLCLSAMGVDMADINNDGNADIFITDMLPEGDQRVKSVMEFEGYNVFKLKQSKDFFQQYIQNTLQLNNGNGSFSEVAYFSGVAKTDWSWSGLLFDMDNDGFKDIYVTNGVNHDLTDLDFVDFFANEIIQKMALTGKKEAIDSIINKMPRAPQVNYAYKNNGDITFDNATKDWGFDLPSLSNGAAYADLDNDGDLDLVINNVNMESFVYKNNSEKLTNNNYIKLNFEGEQANKFAIGTKIKLYFNNSTILQEVMPSRGFQSSMEYPVTVGLGKTKEIDSIQIIWPNDKTQKLFKVAANQSLYFKQQDAEEIYKPVIEKKKSIIKELPNNNLIAHDENNYSDFDYEGLISKMLSQEGPSMAIGDIDNDGNEDVFIGGGKDQSGTIYLNQGSGKLKQKTQNSFNLDAELEDTAAAFFDVNQDGNIDLMVGSGGNEVGSERNYKVRLYLNDGKGNFSKSTENIPSTNNNISTINPYDYDNDGDIDVFVGSRSVVGTYGVDPSHLFLENNGDGTFDNATERLAYDLRNAGMITDAIWKDMDGDSKLDLVTTSEWGTTKIFKNTGRRLAKMETSLDELHGMWNVLESVDLDNDGDNDLILGNQGNNISYKPTIENPMKMWINDFDNNGTIEQITTRDFNGKDYPLHMKKELTTQIVKLKKENLKASEYAKRTVEELFPTEIIENSIVRKSNISESVIAINEGNGQFKIIKLPTRVQLSCVCGITCTDVNNDGNIDILMAGNNYEFKPQYSRLDSNFGTLLLNDGNLGFEWKDYNTSGFFLRDEVKHLAQFKDKSGKTYFITAVNDGKPKIFTINE
- a CDS encoding VCBS repeat-containing protein, translated to MLLFACQNNDKSLFTIKSNTGINFKNTLTHTPQLNILNYLYYYNGGGVSSADFNNDGLIDLYFTGNQTDDKLYLNQGNLQFKDITVDSGIQNKEPWTTGVTNIDINNDGLLDIYICKIGNYRHIEGQNLLYINQGIQNGIPTFKEDATSYGLDFRGFSTQASFFDFDADGDLDMFLLNHSTHPNRTYGKGDKRKEIDKYSGDKLFENINGKYVDVTEKSKIYQGKIGYGLGASISDINNDGFQDIYVGNDFFENDYLYINQGDKTFKEVISNDNTSIGHTTHFSMGNAIDDINNDGNMDIISLDMLPENLKTYKTSGLEYAYPTYEYYLKNGYSPQYMQNTLHLNLGSSIFSEIGFQSGIAASEWSWCPLIADFDNDGFKDMYITNGIFGATNDMDFINFVSNEKIQKKINQGMSKEDLSIIDELPQKKTANYFFKNNGNNTFKNKTSEDTPNSFSNGATYADLDNDGDLDIVVNNVNEIAHVIENKSINIESSYLKIKLKGSDKNKFGLGAKVKIYSDSLTISQENYSTRGYLSSVQPELHFGLGKVNLIDSIHIIWSDKKYQTIRNIKSNQELTINYYDAFDDYYSIFSTLTKGLLTNTSNLLNFKHKDGSSVEFNRDPLIPYASTNLGPEISIVDVNNDSLEDIFISGGKRQASQLNIQQTNGEFQSSQNNIFEHDAINEDVSQVFFDANNDGFKDLLVVSGGNEFRNGKPLRPRLYINKNGVFTKDSIQFQNIAVNASKVKAVDIDNDGDLDINICSNLQPWKFGVTPTQYIFENDGKGSFKNITSIFAEEFETIGNIQDIVWIDMNGDKLQDAIAVGHWMPISIFINNGKQLELQKNNNLNESNGWWNSVIVEDFDKDGDLDIISGNWGLNSRLNASSKEPITLYSQDFDDNGRVESLVTYYYQGEETPFASKDELVKQMPFLNKKYLSYADFANADFTDLFSKEKLSTSLKKEVYELASCYFKNNGNNTFEKHELPFMAQVSNVFDIVIDDFNNDQFPDLLLIGNNYEISTQLGRFDASHGVLLLNDKKGFFTEKKNQNFNIQGPARSIEKIKINGTDQYIIGINNNTPIFLTKELN